AGATTGAGGTTGGTGTTCCTCCAACAAGTGCCCTTGTGCTCAAAGAGGCTGGTATTGATAAGGGTTCTGGCGATGCCAAGGTAGACCTTGTTGGTAACCTTAATGTGGAGCAGGTTGTAAGAATAGCAAAGATGAAGAGGGATTCTATGTTAGCCTCCACTTTAAAGGCTGCTTCGAAAGAGGTTATGGGAACATGCCTTAGTATGGGCGTAACTGTTGAAGGAAAACCTGCCAGGGAGACGTTAGAAAACATT
This genomic interval from archaeon BMS3Bbin15 contains the following:
- the rplK gene encoding 50S ribosomal protein L11, producing the protein MKQVVESLVDGGKASAGPPLGPALGPMGVNIGQIVAKINEKTKDFQGMKVPVKVIIDPATKQFEIEVGVPPTSALVLKEAGIDKGSGDAKVDLVGNLNVEQVVRIAKMKRDSMLASTLKAASKEVMGTCLSMGVTVEGKPARETLENIDAGQYDNNFEE